One Clavelina lepadiformis chromosome 1, kaClaLepa1.1, whole genome shotgun sequence genomic region harbors:
- the LOC143453245 gene encoding F-BAR and double SH3 domains protein 2-like isoform X1, with product MVFDGKSQTAQNTSQKKTTGINASSSSFRFSRKSRSQSFPVFNSKDLPSGAAEEEMTSKHSRKNSATFSSISEDSTKSRSSSPPATSLIPISILDEDVKPNPSRRACRDLQKDSRSSSLRSTSLTKTKFTDVPRPSMTQDTSTVKFHGDSNRDQKRRSNQDAHYVTKAKITQLLKTTHLEQLSKLQNKHQQECDLLDEIRNFGKQRSQIERDYGQALQKLAQQYQKRDLPPQVEGEGPQQQKIFIFNNDDARSTALVSALPHVLTVWKCVLDATDKAGQARINASENYKNNIYEAAKNFRTHKDVNLKKCQELLNNLQNEISETIKDLAKAKKKYYELEQVAAMARDKYQEVNDRLKKNQISIFKSKAGLEKAFQKLQQKCDESTTSSTIARNEYILMLAAANTHQRRYYEADLPQAMGLLDGDVFKKFQTYLSLLCQYELDTCSAVHEAYDAAQDSTTQISRDYNTRCFLRENPIFEWGPSYEFEACGDDGSDGKLTEEQSGNDNSLNREARKWSYRFVRDERQLQRLRKIRQGLEGLIHKYNETPELNSEASAQETEVRLEKCKEDLRKMETCKLQCEARLDLLREANVDIDTWIESAKAQLVKEASESVSTPGRPKSVRKTALNQLITQVDGSRVNGSSVGEADESFFDDDYTDDFEDTFDEEPITFNMDRDDLSLPSSEHSRNYPVTCSVIYPYKATRADELTISIGDRVDVVEDGDLDQWVKARNSSGQLGYVPENYLQFPAPSTGTTPHHYALPPSDEDYTNTMGSSSSSTSGTSSLTASSTSGNDREVSNIIYGAGSHRTYPGVCLAKAIYEYEACSNEELGFPEGAVINILTKDDNGVDDGWWKGELNGKIGVFPGLVVEEIGSEVANVGSSSLPESPTSDGPPSFRPPPPSECPPPPPQDGSIIRSNQSWGSNLHRNSPVNHSKDLGLPEVRHERANSAPASPVYANRPKPHRAAPAPPQRPSLFNHRET from the exons ATGGTGTTTGACGGTAAATCACAGACTGCGCAGAACACTTCACAAAAGAAGACGACAGGCATCAATGCAAGTTCCAGTTCATTCCGCTTCTCGCGGAAGTCGCGTTCTCAATCTTTTCCAGTTTTCAATTCCAAAGATCTTCCATCTGGAGCCGCTGAGGAGGAAATGACATCAAAGCATTCGCGAAAAAACAGCGCGACGTTCTCGAGCATCTCAGAGGATTCGACGAAATCCAGATCGTCGTCTCCTCCGGCAACCTCCCTCATCCCGATCTCGATTCTGGATGAGGATGTGAAGCCGAATCCATCGCGGCGTGCATGTCGGGATCTTCAAAAAGATTCGAGATCTTCGTCACTGAGGAGCACTTCCCTAACTAAAACGAAATTCACTGACGTTCCGCGTCCTTCTATGACGCAAGATACGTCAACCGTAAAATTTCACGGCGACTCAAATCGCGATCAGAAGCGAAGATCGAACCAAGACGCACATTACGTAACAAAG GCAAAGATAACTCAGCTTCTGAAAACAACACACCTTGAACAACTCTCAAAACTACAGAATAAACACCAACAGGAATGCGACCTGCTTGATGAAATAAG GAATTTTGGCAAGCAAAGGTCACAGATTGAAAGAGATTATGGACAG GCTTTGCAGAAACTTGCCCAACAATATCAAAAACGAGATTTACCTCCACAAGTTGAAGGCGAAGGACCACAGCAGCAAAA aatttttattttcaataatGATGATGCTAGATCGACTGCTTTAGTGTCTGCCCTACC GCATGTTTTAACTGTGTGGAAATGTGTTCTTGATGCAACTGATAAAGCCGGGCAGGCTCGAATCAATGCAtcagaaaattataaaaacaatatttatgaAGCAGCAAAAAATTTCCGAACTCACAAGGatgtcaatttaaaaaag tgCCAAGAACTACTtaacaatttacaaaatgaaatatcGGAAACAATTAAAGACCTTgccaaagcaaagaaaaaatattatgaGTTGGAGCAAGTGGCAGCAATGGCACGGGACAAATACCAAGAAGTCAACGACCg GTTGAAAAAGAACCAAATTAGTATATTCAAGTCAAAAGCTGGTTTAGAGAAGGCCtttcaaaaa CTTCAACAAAAATGTGATGAAAGTACAACAAGTTCAACGATCGCGAGGAACGAGTACATTTTGATGCTCGCTGCTGCGAACACACACCAGCGACGGTATTATGAAGCTGACTTACCGCAAGCCATGGGT CTGCTCGACGGCGatgttttcaagaaatttcagacGTACTTGAGCCTGTTATGCCAGTATGAGCTGGACACATGCAGTGCTGTGCACGAGGCCTACGACGCTGCCCAGGACTCTACTACACAG ATATCTCGTGATTATAACACCCGGTGCTTTCTCCGAGAAAACCCGATTTTTGAGTGGGGCCCATCTTATGAATTCGAAGCCTGCGGAGATGACGGCTCCGATGGCAAACTCACTGAAGAACAATCCGGAAACGACAACTCCCTGAACAGAGAAGCCAGAAA ATGGTCTTATCGGTTTGTAAGAGACGAGAGACAGCTGCAAAGACTTCGCAAGATTAGGCAAGGGTTGGAAGGCCTCATCCACAAGTACAATGAG ACCCCCGAGCTGAACAGTGAAGCCTCAGCCCAAGAGACCGAAGTGAGGTTGGAAAAGTGCAAGGAAGATCTGAGGAAGATGGAGACTTGCAAGCTCCAGTGTGAGGCTCGACTCGATCTTCTACGAGAAGCAAATGTGGACATTGACACTTGGATTGAAAGTGCCAAAGCTCAG TTGGTCAAGGAAGCATCCGAATCAGTATCAACACCTGGCCGGCCAAAGAGTGTCCGTAAGACAGCATTGAATCAGTTAATCACTCAAGTTGACGGCTCACGCGTGAACGGAAGCAGTGTGGGTGAAGCTGATGAGAGTTTCTTCGATGATGATTACACAGACGACTTTGAGGACACATTCGATGAAGAGCCAATCACGTTCAACATGGATAGGGACGATCTTTCTCTTCCATCGAGTGAACACAGCAGAAACTATCCTGTTACCTGCTCTGTCATTTACCCATACAAG GCAACAAGAGCAGACGAACTGACAATATCGATCGGGGATCGGGTCGATGTCGTTGAAGATGGTGACCTGGACCAGTGGGTCAAAGCTCGGAACAGCAGCGGGCAACTCGGATACGTCCCGGAAAACTACCTTCAGTTTCCGGCTCCGTCAACTGGCACAACCCCACACCACTACGCACTGCCACCTAGTGATGAGGATTACACAAACACGATGGGGTCGTCCTCGTCTTCAACATCCGGGACATCCTCCCTAACGGCTTCTTCCACATCTGGGAATGATCGGGAAGTGAGCAACATCATCTACGGCGCAGGATCGCATCGAACTTATCCTGGAG TTTGCCTCGCCAAAGCGATTTATGAATATGAGGCATGCTCCAACGAGGAACTGGGCTTCCCTGAAGGTGCGGTCATCAACATTTTGACAAAAGACGACAACGGTGTTGATGACGGCTGGTGGAAGGGGGAACTCAATGGAAAAATTGGCGTCTTTCCTGGCCTTGTGGTCGAGGAAATCGGGTCTGAAGTGGCAAATGTGGGCAGCTCATCTTTACCG GAATCGCCAACTTCCGACGGCCCTCCAAGTTTTCGTCCACCGCCACCTAGTGAGTGCCCACCTCCACCGCCACAGGATGGCAGTATAATCAGAAGTAACCAATCGTGGGGAAGCAACTTGCACCGAAACTCACCAGTTAATCATAGCAAGGACCTGGGATTACCGGAAGTGCGACACGAAAGAGCTAACTCTGCACCTGCGTCGCCAGTGTACGCCAACAGACCAAAACCA CATCGGGCCGCCCCGGCTCCTCCACAGCGACCATCGCTTTTCAATCATCGTGAAACGTGA
- the LOC143453245 gene encoding F-BAR and double SH3 domains protein 2-like isoform X2: protein MVFDGKSQTAQNTSQKKTTGINASSSSFRFSRKSRSQSFPVFNSKDLPSGAAEEEMTSKHSRKNSATFSSISEDSTKSRSSSPPATSLIPISILDEDVKPNPSRRACRDLQKDSRSSSLRSTSLTKTKFTDVPRPSMTQDTSTVKFHGDSNRDQKRRSNQDAHYVTKAKITQLLKTTHLEQLSKLQNKHQQECDLLDEIRNFGKQRSQIERDYGQALQKLAQQYQKRDLPPQVEGEGPQQQKHVLTVWKCVLDATDKAGQARINASENYKNNIYEAAKNFRTHKDVNLKKCQELLNNLQNEISETIKDLAKAKKKYYELEQVAAMARDKYQEVNDRLKKNQISIFKSKAGLEKAFQKLQQKCDESTTSSTIARNEYILMLAAANTHQRRYYEADLPQAMGLLDGDVFKKFQTYLSLLCQYELDTCSAVHEAYDAAQDSTTQISRDYNTRCFLRENPIFEWGPSYEFEACGDDGSDGKLTEEQSGNDNSLNREARKWSYRFVRDERQLQRLRKIRQGLEGLIHKYNETPELNSEASAQETEVRLEKCKEDLRKMETCKLQCEARLDLLREANVDIDTWIESAKAQLVKEASESVSTPGRPKSVRKTALNQLITQVDGSRVNGSSVGEADESFFDDDYTDDFEDTFDEEPITFNMDRDDLSLPSSEHSRNYPVTCSVIYPYKATRADELTISIGDRVDVVEDGDLDQWVKARNSSGQLGYVPENYLQFPAPSTGTTPHHYALPPSDEDYTNTMGSSSSSTSGTSSLTASSTSGNDREVSNIIYGAGSHRTYPGVCLAKAIYEYEACSNEELGFPEGAVINILTKDDNGVDDGWWKGELNGKIGVFPGLVVEEIGSEVANVGSSSLPESPTSDGPPSFRPPPPSECPPPPPQDGSIIRSNQSWGSNLHRNSPVNHSKDLGLPEVRHERANSAPASPVYANRPKPHRAAPAPPQRPSLFNHRET from the exons ATGGTGTTTGACGGTAAATCACAGACTGCGCAGAACACTTCACAAAAGAAGACGACAGGCATCAATGCAAGTTCCAGTTCATTCCGCTTCTCGCGGAAGTCGCGTTCTCAATCTTTTCCAGTTTTCAATTCCAAAGATCTTCCATCTGGAGCCGCTGAGGAGGAAATGACATCAAAGCATTCGCGAAAAAACAGCGCGACGTTCTCGAGCATCTCAGAGGATTCGACGAAATCCAGATCGTCGTCTCCTCCGGCAACCTCCCTCATCCCGATCTCGATTCTGGATGAGGATGTGAAGCCGAATCCATCGCGGCGTGCATGTCGGGATCTTCAAAAAGATTCGAGATCTTCGTCACTGAGGAGCACTTCCCTAACTAAAACGAAATTCACTGACGTTCCGCGTCCTTCTATGACGCAAGATACGTCAACCGTAAAATTTCACGGCGACTCAAATCGCGATCAGAAGCGAAGATCGAACCAAGACGCACATTACGTAACAAAG GCAAAGATAACTCAGCTTCTGAAAACAACACACCTTGAACAACTCTCAAAACTACAGAATAAACACCAACAGGAATGCGACCTGCTTGATGAAATAAG GAATTTTGGCAAGCAAAGGTCACAGATTGAAAGAGATTATGGACAG GCTTTGCAGAAACTTGCCCAACAATATCAAAAACGAGATTTACCTCCACAAGTTGAAGGCGAAGGACCACAGCAGCAAAA GCATGTTTTAACTGTGTGGAAATGTGTTCTTGATGCAACTGATAAAGCCGGGCAGGCTCGAATCAATGCAtcagaaaattataaaaacaatatttatgaAGCAGCAAAAAATTTCCGAACTCACAAGGatgtcaatttaaaaaag tgCCAAGAACTACTtaacaatttacaaaatgaaatatcGGAAACAATTAAAGACCTTgccaaagcaaagaaaaaatattatgaGTTGGAGCAAGTGGCAGCAATGGCACGGGACAAATACCAAGAAGTCAACGACCg GTTGAAAAAGAACCAAATTAGTATATTCAAGTCAAAAGCTGGTTTAGAGAAGGCCtttcaaaaa CTTCAACAAAAATGTGATGAAAGTACAACAAGTTCAACGATCGCGAGGAACGAGTACATTTTGATGCTCGCTGCTGCGAACACACACCAGCGACGGTATTATGAAGCTGACTTACCGCAAGCCATGGGT CTGCTCGACGGCGatgttttcaagaaatttcagacGTACTTGAGCCTGTTATGCCAGTATGAGCTGGACACATGCAGTGCTGTGCACGAGGCCTACGACGCTGCCCAGGACTCTACTACACAG ATATCTCGTGATTATAACACCCGGTGCTTTCTCCGAGAAAACCCGATTTTTGAGTGGGGCCCATCTTATGAATTCGAAGCCTGCGGAGATGACGGCTCCGATGGCAAACTCACTGAAGAACAATCCGGAAACGACAACTCCCTGAACAGAGAAGCCAGAAA ATGGTCTTATCGGTTTGTAAGAGACGAGAGACAGCTGCAAAGACTTCGCAAGATTAGGCAAGGGTTGGAAGGCCTCATCCACAAGTACAATGAG ACCCCCGAGCTGAACAGTGAAGCCTCAGCCCAAGAGACCGAAGTGAGGTTGGAAAAGTGCAAGGAAGATCTGAGGAAGATGGAGACTTGCAAGCTCCAGTGTGAGGCTCGACTCGATCTTCTACGAGAAGCAAATGTGGACATTGACACTTGGATTGAAAGTGCCAAAGCTCAG TTGGTCAAGGAAGCATCCGAATCAGTATCAACACCTGGCCGGCCAAAGAGTGTCCGTAAGACAGCATTGAATCAGTTAATCACTCAAGTTGACGGCTCACGCGTGAACGGAAGCAGTGTGGGTGAAGCTGATGAGAGTTTCTTCGATGATGATTACACAGACGACTTTGAGGACACATTCGATGAAGAGCCAATCACGTTCAACATGGATAGGGACGATCTTTCTCTTCCATCGAGTGAACACAGCAGAAACTATCCTGTTACCTGCTCTGTCATTTACCCATACAAG GCAACAAGAGCAGACGAACTGACAATATCGATCGGGGATCGGGTCGATGTCGTTGAAGATGGTGACCTGGACCAGTGGGTCAAAGCTCGGAACAGCAGCGGGCAACTCGGATACGTCCCGGAAAACTACCTTCAGTTTCCGGCTCCGTCAACTGGCACAACCCCACACCACTACGCACTGCCACCTAGTGATGAGGATTACACAAACACGATGGGGTCGTCCTCGTCTTCAACATCCGGGACATCCTCCCTAACGGCTTCTTCCACATCTGGGAATGATCGGGAAGTGAGCAACATCATCTACGGCGCAGGATCGCATCGAACTTATCCTGGAG TTTGCCTCGCCAAAGCGATTTATGAATATGAGGCATGCTCCAACGAGGAACTGGGCTTCCCTGAAGGTGCGGTCATCAACATTTTGACAAAAGACGACAACGGTGTTGATGACGGCTGGTGGAAGGGGGAACTCAATGGAAAAATTGGCGTCTTTCCTGGCCTTGTGGTCGAGGAAATCGGGTCTGAAGTGGCAAATGTGGGCAGCTCATCTTTACCG GAATCGCCAACTTCCGACGGCCCTCCAAGTTTTCGTCCACCGCCACCTAGTGAGTGCCCACCTCCACCGCCACAGGATGGCAGTATAATCAGAAGTAACCAATCGTGGGGAAGCAACTTGCACCGAAACTCACCAGTTAATCATAGCAAGGACCTGGGATTACCGGAAGTGCGACACGAAAGAGCTAACTCTGCACCTGCGTCGCCAGTGTACGCCAACAGACCAAAACCA CATCGGGCCGCCCCGGCTCCTCCACAGCGACCATCGCTTTTCAATCATCGTGAAACGTGA
- the LOC143453245 gene encoding F-BAR and double SH3 domains protein 2-like isoform X4, translated as MRLFLQNMPEPPPRKAKITQLLKTTHLEQLSKLQNKHQQECDLLDEIRNFGKQRSQIERDYGQALQKLAQQYQKRDLPPQVEGEGPQQQKIFIFNNDDARSTALVSALPHVLTVWKCVLDATDKAGQARINASENYKNNIYEAAKNFRTHKDVNLKKCQELLNNLQNEISETIKDLAKAKKKYYELEQVAAMARDKYQEVNDRLKKNQISIFKSKAGLEKAFQKLQQKCDESTTSSTIARNEYILMLAAANTHQRRYYEADLPQAMGLLDGDVFKKFQTYLSLLCQYELDTCSAVHEAYDAAQDSTTQISRDYNTRCFLRENPIFEWGPSYEFEACGDDGSDGKLTEEQSGNDNSLNREARKWSYRFVRDERQLQRLRKIRQGLEGLIHKYNETPELNSEASAQETEVRLEKCKEDLRKMETCKLQCEARLDLLREANVDIDTWIESAKAQLVKEASESVSTPGRPKSVRKTALNQLITQVDGSRVNGSSVGEADESFFDDDYTDDFEDTFDEEPITFNMDRDDLSLPSSEHSRNYPVTCSVIYPYKATRADELTISIGDRVDVVEDGDLDQWVKARNSSGQLGYVPENYLQFPAPSTGTTPHHYALPPSDEDYTNTMGSSSSSTSGTSSLTASSTSGNDREVSNIIYGAGSHRTYPGVCLAKAIYEYEACSNEELGFPEGAVINILTKDDNGVDDGWWKGELNGKIGVFPGLVVEEIGSEVANVGSSSLPESPTSDGPPSFRPPPPSECPPPPPQDGSIIRSNQSWGSNLHRNSPVNHSKDLGLPEVRHERANSAPASPVYANRPKPHRAAPAPPQRPSLFNHRET; from the exons ATGaggttgtttttgcaaaatatgccAGAACCACCACCAAGAAAG GCAAAGATAACTCAGCTTCTGAAAACAACACACCTTGAACAACTCTCAAAACTACAGAATAAACACCAACAGGAATGCGACCTGCTTGATGAAATAAG GAATTTTGGCAAGCAAAGGTCACAGATTGAAAGAGATTATGGACAG GCTTTGCAGAAACTTGCCCAACAATATCAAAAACGAGATTTACCTCCACAAGTTGAAGGCGAAGGACCACAGCAGCAAAA aatttttattttcaataatGATGATGCTAGATCGACTGCTTTAGTGTCTGCCCTACC GCATGTTTTAACTGTGTGGAAATGTGTTCTTGATGCAACTGATAAAGCCGGGCAGGCTCGAATCAATGCAtcagaaaattataaaaacaatatttatgaAGCAGCAAAAAATTTCCGAACTCACAAGGatgtcaatttaaaaaag tgCCAAGAACTACTtaacaatttacaaaatgaaatatcGGAAACAATTAAAGACCTTgccaaagcaaagaaaaaatattatgaGTTGGAGCAAGTGGCAGCAATGGCACGGGACAAATACCAAGAAGTCAACGACCg GTTGAAAAAGAACCAAATTAGTATATTCAAGTCAAAAGCTGGTTTAGAGAAGGCCtttcaaaaa CTTCAACAAAAATGTGATGAAAGTACAACAAGTTCAACGATCGCGAGGAACGAGTACATTTTGATGCTCGCTGCTGCGAACACACACCAGCGACGGTATTATGAAGCTGACTTACCGCAAGCCATGGGT CTGCTCGACGGCGatgttttcaagaaatttcagacGTACTTGAGCCTGTTATGCCAGTATGAGCTGGACACATGCAGTGCTGTGCACGAGGCCTACGACGCTGCCCAGGACTCTACTACACAG ATATCTCGTGATTATAACACCCGGTGCTTTCTCCGAGAAAACCCGATTTTTGAGTGGGGCCCATCTTATGAATTCGAAGCCTGCGGAGATGACGGCTCCGATGGCAAACTCACTGAAGAACAATCCGGAAACGACAACTCCCTGAACAGAGAAGCCAGAAA ATGGTCTTATCGGTTTGTAAGAGACGAGAGACAGCTGCAAAGACTTCGCAAGATTAGGCAAGGGTTGGAAGGCCTCATCCACAAGTACAATGAG ACCCCCGAGCTGAACAGTGAAGCCTCAGCCCAAGAGACCGAAGTGAGGTTGGAAAAGTGCAAGGAAGATCTGAGGAAGATGGAGACTTGCAAGCTCCAGTGTGAGGCTCGACTCGATCTTCTACGAGAAGCAAATGTGGACATTGACACTTGGATTGAAAGTGCCAAAGCTCAG TTGGTCAAGGAAGCATCCGAATCAGTATCAACACCTGGCCGGCCAAAGAGTGTCCGTAAGACAGCATTGAATCAGTTAATCACTCAAGTTGACGGCTCACGCGTGAACGGAAGCAGTGTGGGTGAAGCTGATGAGAGTTTCTTCGATGATGATTACACAGACGACTTTGAGGACACATTCGATGAAGAGCCAATCACGTTCAACATGGATAGGGACGATCTTTCTCTTCCATCGAGTGAACACAGCAGAAACTATCCTGTTACCTGCTCTGTCATTTACCCATACAAG GCAACAAGAGCAGACGAACTGACAATATCGATCGGGGATCGGGTCGATGTCGTTGAAGATGGTGACCTGGACCAGTGGGTCAAAGCTCGGAACAGCAGCGGGCAACTCGGATACGTCCCGGAAAACTACCTTCAGTTTCCGGCTCCGTCAACTGGCACAACCCCACACCACTACGCACTGCCACCTAGTGATGAGGATTACACAAACACGATGGGGTCGTCCTCGTCTTCAACATCCGGGACATCCTCCCTAACGGCTTCTTCCACATCTGGGAATGATCGGGAAGTGAGCAACATCATCTACGGCGCAGGATCGCATCGAACTTATCCTGGAG TTTGCCTCGCCAAAGCGATTTATGAATATGAGGCATGCTCCAACGAGGAACTGGGCTTCCCTGAAGGTGCGGTCATCAACATTTTGACAAAAGACGACAACGGTGTTGATGACGGCTGGTGGAAGGGGGAACTCAATGGAAAAATTGGCGTCTTTCCTGGCCTTGTGGTCGAGGAAATCGGGTCTGAAGTGGCAAATGTGGGCAGCTCATCTTTACCG GAATCGCCAACTTCCGACGGCCCTCCAAGTTTTCGTCCACCGCCACCTAGTGAGTGCCCACCTCCACCGCCACAGGATGGCAGTATAATCAGAAGTAACCAATCGTGGGGAAGCAACTTGCACCGAAACTCACCAGTTAATCATAGCAAGGACCTGGGATTACCGGAAGTGCGACACGAAAGAGCTAACTCTGCACCTGCGTCGCCAGTGTACGCCAACAGACCAAAACCA CATCGGGCCGCCCCGGCTCCTCCACAGCGACCATCGCTTTTCAATCATCGTGAAACGTGA
- the LOC143453245 gene encoding F-BAR and double SH3 domains protein 2-like isoform X3 translates to MAHRRLRSSTMLSGTTLSRSKSMFSVAFDDITKGRANAINHDKAKITQLLKTTHLEQLSKLQNKHQQECDLLDEIRNFGKQRSQIERDYGQALQKLAQQYQKRDLPPQVEGEGPQQQKIFIFNNDDARSTALVSALPHVLTVWKCVLDATDKAGQARINASENYKNNIYEAAKNFRTHKDVNLKKCQELLNNLQNEISETIKDLAKAKKKYYELEQVAAMARDKYQEVNDRLKKNQISIFKSKAGLEKAFQKLQQKCDESTTSSTIARNEYILMLAAANTHQRRYYEADLPQAMGLLDGDVFKKFQTYLSLLCQYELDTCSAVHEAYDAAQDSTTQISRDYNTRCFLRENPIFEWGPSYEFEACGDDGSDGKLTEEQSGNDNSLNREARKWSYRFVRDERQLQRLRKIRQGLEGLIHKYNETPELNSEASAQETEVRLEKCKEDLRKMETCKLQCEARLDLLREANVDIDTWIESAKAQLVKEASESVSTPGRPKSVRKTALNQLITQVDGSRVNGSSVGEADESFFDDDYTDDFEDTFDEEPITFNMDRDDLSLPSSEHSRNYPVTCSVIYPYKATRADELTISIGDRVDVVEDGDLDQWVKARNSSGQLGYVPENYLQFPAPSTGTTPHHYALPPSDEDYTNTMGSSSSSTSGTSSLTASSTSGNDREVSNIIYGAGSHRTYPGVCLAKAIYEYEACSNEELGFPEGAVINILTKDDNGVDDGWWKGELNGKIGVFPGLVVEEIGSEVANVGSSSLPESPTSDGPPSFRPPPPSECPPPPPQDGSIIRSNQSWGSNLHRNSPVNHSKDLGLPEVRHERANSAPASPVYANRPKPHRAAPAPPQRPSLFNHRET, encoded by the exons GCAAAGATAACTCAGCTTCTGAAAACAACACACCTTGAACAACTCTCAAAACTACAGAATAAACACCAACAGGAATGCGACCTGCTTGATGAAATAAG GAATTTTGGCAAGCAAAGGTCACAGATTGAAAGAGATTATGGACAG GCTTTGCAGAAACTTGCCCAACAATATCAAAAACGAGATTTACCTCCACAAGTTGAAGGCGAAGGACCACAGCAGCAAAA aatttttattttcaataatGATGATGCTAGATCGACTGCTTTAGTGTCTGCCCTACC GCATGTTTTAACTGTGTGGAAATGTGTTCTTGATGCAACTGATAAAGCCGGGCAGGCTCGAATCAATGCAtcagaaaattataaaaacaatatttatgaAGCAGCAAAAAATTTCCGAACTCACAAGGatgtcaatttaaaaaag tgCCAAGAACTACTtaacaatttacaaaatgaaatatcGGAAACAATTAAAGACCTTgccaaagcaaagaaaaaatattatgaGTTGGAGCAAGTGGCAGCAATGGCACGGGACAAATACCAAGAAGTCAACGACCg GTTGAAAAAGAACCAAATTAGTATATTCAAGTCAAAAGCTGGTTTAGAGAAGGCCtttcaaaaa CTTCAACAAAAATGTGATGAAAGTACAACAAGTTCAACGATCGCGAGGAACGAGTACATTTTGATGCTCGCTGCTGCGAACACACACCAGCGACGGTATTATGAAGCTGACTTACCGCAAGCCATGGGT CTGCTCGACGGCGatgttttcaagaaatttcagacGTACTTGAGCCTGTTATGCCAGTATGAGCTGGACACATGCAGTGCTGTGCACGAGGCCTACGACGCTGCCCAGGACTCTACTACACAG ATATCTCGTGATTATAACACCCGGTGCTTTCTCCGAGAAAACCCGATTTTTGAGTGGGGCCCATCTTATGAATTCGAAGCCTGCGGAGATGACGGCTCCGATGGCAAACTCACTGAAGAACAATCCGGAAACGACAACTCCCTGAACAGAGAAGCCAGAAA ATGGTCTTATCGGTTTGTAAGAGACGAGAGACAGCTGCAAAGACTTCGCAAGATTAGGCAAGGGTTGGAAGGCCTCATCCACAAGTACAATGAG ACCCCCGAGCTGAACAGTGAAGCCTCAGCCCAAGAGACCGAAGTGAGGTTGGAAAAGTGCAAGGAAGATCTGAGGAAGATGGAGACTTGCAAGCTCCAGTGTGAGGCTCGACTCGATCTTCTACGAGAAGCAAATGTGGACATTGACACTTGGATTGAAAGTGCCAAAGCTCAG TTGGTCAAGGAAGCATCCGAATCAGTATCAACACCTGGCCGGCCAAAGAGTGTCCGTAAGACAGCATTGAATCAGTTAATCACTCAAGTTGACGGCTCACGCGTGAACGGAAGCAGTGTGGGTGAAGCTGATGAGAGTTTCTTCGATGATGATTACACAGACGACTTTGAGGACACATTCGATGAAGAGCCAATCACGTTCAACATGGATAGGGACGATCTTTCTCTTCCATCGAGTGAACACAGCAGAAACTATCCTGTTACCTGCTCTGTCATTTACCCATACAAG GCAACAAGAGCAGACGAACTGACAATATCGATCGGGGATCGGGTCGATGTCGTTGAAGATGGTGACCTGGACCAGTGGGTCAAAGCTCGGAACAGCAGCGGGCAACTCGGATACGTCCCGGAAAACTACCTTCAGTTTCCGGCTCCGTCAACTGGCACAACCCCACACCACTACGCACTGCCACCTAGTGATGAGGATTACACAAACACGATGGGGTCGTCCTCGTCTTCAACATCCGGGACATCCTCCCTAACGGCTTCTTCCACATCTGGGAATGATCGGGAAGTGAGCAACATCATCTACGGCGCAGGATCGCATCGAACTTATCCTGGAG TTTGCCTCGCCAAAGCGATTTATGAATATGAGGCATGCTCCAACGAGGAACTGGGCTTCCCTGAAGGTGCGGTCATCAACATTTTGACAAAAGACGACAACGGTGTTGATGACGGCTGGTGGAAGGGGGAACTCAATGGAAAAATTGGCGTCTTTCCTGGCCTTGTGGTCGAGGAAATCGGGTCTGAAGTGGCAAATGTGGGCAGCTCATCTTTACCG GAATCGCCAACTTCCGACGGCCCTCCAAGTTTTCGTCCACCGCCACCTAGTGAGTGCCCACCTCCACCGCCACAGGATGGCAGTATAATCAGAAGTAACCAATCGTGGGGAAGCAACTTGCACCGAAACTCACCAGTTAATCATAGCAAGGACCTGGGATTACCGGAAGTGCGACACGAAAGAGCTAACTCTGCACCTGCGTCGCCAGTGTACGCCAACAGACCAAAACCA CATCGGGCCGCCCCGGCTCCTCCACAGCGACCATCGCTTTTCAATCATCGTGAAACGTGA